In one Chelmon rostratus isolate fCheRos1 chromosome 7, fCheRos1.pri, whole genome shotgun sequence genomic region, the following are encoded:
- the gal3st2 gene encoding galactose-3-O-sulfotransferase 2, which yields MAHVNTVHAKATCRPKSHIVFLKTHKTASSTILNILYRYGESRKLTFALPLNKHSQLFYPFFFASHFVEGFSSRSVKEFHIMCNHMRFRKSEVAKVMPEDTFYFSILRHPVAMMESIFIYYKSIPAFRKTHTLDKFLENSWRNYNSSVTNNQYAHNIMAFDFGFDNNVTADAEDLEERASMVIAAIQRDFHLILISEYFDESMILLKHALCWSLEDVVSFKLNSRSKQTRHKLLPNTAEKIKRWNALDWRIYLHFNTTFWHKVDSLVGQKQMKIEVSQLRELQAKLANTCLKDGGAVNPSQIKDARLKPFQYGAAVIQGYNLNTHIDVQTKTECLKFITPELQYTDRLYTQQFPKLAEKHRQAARMVAPQHQLSSRTDKMGMVLAREAHHRQIIRRRSSTLKNQKLSTSALLTHTEASNKSSTA from the exons ATGGCTCATGTCAATACTGTCCATGCTAAAGCAACCTGCCGCCCAAAGTCTCACATTGTTTTCCtcaagacacacaaaacagcaagcAGCACGATTTTAAACATCCTATATCGCTATGGTGAAAGTAGGAAGCTGACCTTTGCCCTCCCTctgaacaaacacagccagTTGTTTTACCCATTCTTCTTTGCTTCACATTTTGTGGAAGGTTTCAGCAGCAGAAGTGTGAAGGAGTTTCACATCATGTGCAACCACATGAGGTTTAGAAAATCTGAG GTGGCAAAGGTGATGCCTGAGGATACCTTCTACTTTTCTATCCTGAGGCATCCTGTAGCTATGATGGAGTCCATCTTTATTTACTACAAGAGCATCCCAGCCTTCCGTAAAACTCACACCTTGGACAAGTTCCTTGAAAACAGCTGGAGAAACTACAACTCATCAGTGACCAACAACCAATATGCTCACAATATAATGGCTTTCGACTTTGGCTTTGACAATAATGTGACAGCTGATGCTGAAGATCTGGAGGAGAGAGCCAGCATGGTTATTGCAGCCATTCAACGGGACTTCCACCTAATTCTTATTTCTGAATATTTCGATGAGTCCATGATCTTGCTCAAGCATGCCCTCTGCTGGTCCCTGGAAGATGTGGTTTCCTTTAAGCTCAACAGTCGCAGTAAGCAAACTCGTCACAAGCTTTTAccaaacactgcagagaaaatcaagAGGTGGAATGCTTTAGACTGGAGAATTTACCTGCACTTTAACACCACCTTCTGGCACAAAGTGGATAGTCTGGTAGGGCAAAAGCAGATGAAGATAGAAGTATCTCAGCTGAGAGAGCTACAGGCTAAGCTAGCAAACACCTGCCTGAAAGATGGCGGGGCAGTCAACCCTTCCCAAATTAAAGATGCCAGACTGAAGCCATTCCAGTATGGAGCGGCTGTCATTCAGGGCTAcaacctaaacacacacatagatgtaCAAACCAAAACAGAATGTCTGAAATTTATAACTCCAGAACTGCAATACACAGACCGTCTGTACACCCAGCAGTTCCCCAAGCTAGCTGAGAAACATAGACAAGCAGCTAGAATGGTTGCTCCACAGCATCAACTCTCGAGCAGAACTGATAAGATGGGTATGGTGTTGGCCAGGGAAGCCCATCACAGACAGATCATAAGACGCAGATCCTCAACTCTCAAGAACCAAAAACTTTCCACAAGTGCTCTATTAACACATACAGAAGCTAGCAACAAATCAAGTACGGCATGA